Within Bradymonas sediminis, the genomic segment AGTTTGCGTCCAATGCCCGAGGTCAATAAGGTTTTTAATGAATACATTTTCTGGCTCCGGCCAATCCCTTATCTTGATAAGGATGACCCAGTTGGAGAGTGACAGGACTTTCAATGGAAACACACGCGCAGCCGAAATCCTTGCCGACTCGGCCTCCTCAATCCATATTTGCATGGAAGATGCCCAGCTTGGCGCGGCTGCAGGCGGGACTCATAGCACACTATGCGGGTGTCCTAAAGATCATTTTTTCAATTAAACTGAGCGTTCGGTTTTGACGAGCGAAATCCGCGAAAACACAGGTGAATTCGCGCCGCTGGGCCCTCACGGCCCGATATTCACGGCGCTCGGGCGGCGAGCCGAGCATCCCATCGTGCGGGTCGTGGCGCTGGTCTTCGCCTTCGCGTCGCTGTGCCACCTGTGGTTGCTCGACGCCGCCCATCCCGATTGGTACCCGGCCAACGCCATCTACCTCGCCGGCCTCCTCGCCCTCTGCTGGCCTCGCCATATTGGCAACGCGGCGGGTTGGCTGCTCAGCGCAGTGGGCGTGGGCATCCCGCTCTTTTTTCACCGAGACCCGCTGACGCAGTCGATGATTCTGCTCTTCTTCTCGACAAGCGCGGGCGGGTCATTGCTCATCAGCAACCTCTTGCATCTTCGAAAGCGCGACGCCCAAGCCGGCGCCTCATGGCTTATCCTGCGCGTCTTCCAGGGCATCACCGTCTGCACCTATTTGCTGGCGGCGCTGCACAAATTGAACCGGGAGTTCTTTGCCCCGGACTATAGCTGCGCGGTCTACGGGGTCGATAAGCTTTTCAATTATTGGCACCTCAACCTGGCGCTGCTGCCGGCCGGGTGGCGTGGGCTGGCGCCCTGGTCGGTGCTGGTGGGTGAGCTGGGTATCGCTCTTTTATATCTGGTCGGGAAGCGTCGGTGGGCGTGGGCCTGGGCGGTCGTGTTTCATATCCCGCTGACCCTCACCATGGCGCCGGCGTTTGCGTTCGTGATGTTCGCCGGGCACGCCGCGTTCCTTCGCCCCGCGGACCTCGCCCATCTTCGGCGGACGCTCCAGCGCAATCTTTTGCCGACGCTTATCGGCGCGACCGCGCTCACCGCGGCGAGCCTCTGGATGCACCGGGCGCTGCCCGAGTGGACGATGATTCCGCGCGAGTGGCTGCTCTGGGCGATGCTTATTACCCTGGTCGGCGCCCTCCTCTCGCCGAGCGCGCAGACCGACTCAGAAGTCGCGCCATGCGAGAAGCCTAGTCGATGGCTTCGGGCCCTCACAGCCTGCATCGTCGGGCTGTTTTTGCTCAACGGACTCACGCCCTATCTGGGCGTGCAATACCAGCACGCGGGCGCGATGGTCAGTGGGCTTCGCGTCGACAAAGGTTGCTGGAATAGCCTGGTCTTCCCGGAGTCGGTGCGCCTTCGCGACGACTATATCCGCGTCGACGCGGTCTATTTTCACACCCCCGGGCACCTGCCCGAATATGAAAAGAAGGTGCGCACCACACTCTGGAGCCCGCCGCAGCTTCGCCAGATGCGGCGCAATTGGTGCCGCGAAGATCTTCGCCCCCTCTACCTGAGCGGGACGTTCCACGCGCGCCGCTTTGAGATTGACGACCTCTGCGCGGACACCCCGCTGCCGTTTGGGGACGCGGGCGCCTTCGGCGTCGAGCTCTTCGGCGGCTATCTACGCTTTCAGAAAAACCTCAAACGCGCGTGCCCGCAGACCTGCATTCATTGAACCCGCGTTGGCCTCAGCGAGCTTCGACGATGAGCGGGTTCGACTTGGGTTCCGGGGCATCGCGCACGCCTTCGAGCAACCAGAGTTCGAGCTCGACGCTGGCGTCGGCGCTATGGAGCACCGAAATATCGCCGGTGGTCTCAAAGACAACCGCCCGCACCTGTGAGAGCTCGAGCACATTCGCCTCCCGAAGCTTTGAGCGCAGGTCATCCAGGGTCACCCGCGAGCGCTCCATATTATCAAGCAACAACTCGCCGCCTTTCATCAGGAGCACCGGCTCGTTGTCGACAACCTGCTGAAACCATCGGTACTGACGCAGAATATTGGTCACCTTCTGGAGCACGAAGATAATCGACAGCGCCACCGCGCCCTGCAAAATAACCGGCTCCTTGGTGGTCAGCGTGGACGCGATAATTGAGCCCACCGCGATGGTCATCGCGAAATCAAAGCTCGACATCTTCGAGAAGCTTCGAAGCCCGGCGATGCGGGTCAATAAAATGATCCCGGCGAACATGATGATCGCCGAAATGACGACCATCAAAAGATCCGAAAATGACGTTAAAAACCAGTCTTCTATCATGGGTCCCCCCTTTTTATATGTTCCGATAACGGGTCGGCCAGCGCCGGCTCAGGCCGCCATCTCGGGTATATCTTCGACGGCGCCAGCTTCGTCGGACTCCTTGGCGCGGCGCGGCAAGAGCCGCGCGGCGTTGAGCAAAAGGAAGAACTCCGAGCCCACGTGAATGCCGGCGGCCATCAGCGGATTGAGAAAGCCCATGGCGGCCAAGGCCACGCCGATCACGTCGACGATGAGCGTCCCCGCGAAGTTCTGCCAGATGACGCCGCGGGTCTTCTGGGCGACCTTGAGCGTATCGACGAAGCGCTCCAGATCGTTTCCGAGCAGCACGATATCGGCGCTCTCCTGGGCGACGTCGGTGCCCGAGCCCATCGCCACGCCCACGTTGGCCTCGGCGAGCGCGGGAGCGTCGTTGACCCCATCTCCGACCATAGCCACGACGCGCCCTTTTGCGAGCAGCGCCTGGACGCGGTCGAGCTTATCCTCGGGCAGCATATGCGCCTCGATCTCGTCGATGCCGAGCGCCTCGCCCACCGCGCTCGCCACGCGCTGGGCGTCGCCGGTCAACAAAACCGTGCGGATCTTCAACTCGCGCAGCGCCTCGATGGCGCGCATGGCCTCGGGGCGGATCGGGTCGGCAACCTCGACCGAGCCCAAAAAGCGCCCGTCGCGCGCCACATAGATCTCGGAGCCGGTCGAATTCTCGTGGCGCGCGAGGTCCTCAATGGTGACGTCATGGTCGGCCATCAACGCGCGATTGCCGACAAAAACGGTCGACTCACCGACCCGCGCGCGGATGCCCTTGCCCAGAATATATTTGAACTCATCGGGCTCAATGACCGGCTCATTTCGCTCATGCGCCAGCGAAATAATCGCGGTGGCCAGCGGGTGCTCGGAGCGAACCTCAGCGGTGGCGGCGGCCGAGAGGAGCTCAGATTGCTCCACCCCATCCGCGCAAATTAACTGCTGCACCACGGGCTTGCCGTAGGTGAGCGTGCCGGTTTTATCGAGCACGACCGTGTCGACGGTGCTCAGCGTTTCGAGGTGAACGCCACCCTTGATAATCGCGCCGAGCCGCGCGGAGCGCCCGATGCCGCCAAGAATCGCCAGCGGCGTGCCGGCCGCGATGCCGCAGGCGCCGGCGACGATGACCACCGAGATCGTGGCGTAAATATCGCGGGTGATAATATAGGTGAGGATCGCCGCAACAATCGCGAATTGGACCAGGTAGCCGGCGAGTCGATCGGCCAGGCGCTGCACGGGCGCACGGGATTTTTCGGCGTGCTCGACGGCCTCGATAATCTTGCCGTAGCTGGTGTCGCGCCCGACGCGCTCGACGATGATCTCGAGCGCTCCGGTTTGGTTGATCGAGCCGGCGAAGACGTGTGCTTCGGCGCGCTTCTCGACCGGCATCGACTCGCCGGTGATGCGCGACTCATCGACATAGGAATGCCCCGCGGCGACGACGCCGTCGACCGGGATTCGGCCGCCCGGAGACACCAGCACCGCGTCGCCCGGCTGCACCGCGTCGCTGGACACGCTGGCGATCGCACCGGCGCGGCGCACCGCCACCTCGTCGGGCAAAAACTCAAGCAAATCCCCGATGGCCTTGCGCCCGCGCCCGATGGTCATCCCCTCCAGGACCTCGGCCACCAGCACGAAGACCATGATCACCAGAGCGGTAAAGAACTCCCCGATCGCCGCCGCCGCGATGATCGCGATCGACATCGACAGCTCCATGGTCATGCGACGCGCGAAGATATTCTGGATCGCCTCTTTGGCGATCCGCCAGCCGCCAAAGGCCAGGCCGAAGACGCCAATGACGCTCACCGTCGGGAAGGGCTCCCACACCTCAAACCACACCAACGCCGCCGCGATTGCGCTGACCGCGATTTGAAGGCCATCGCTGCGCAAAAACCCGCCGGACTCCTCGTCATCGGGCTGACAATGCGCCTCCTCTTGCTGCCGAGCGCGCTTGCGCAACTCGACGGCGGTCGACGCCGCGCCATCATTGGGTCGCGGCTTCGCCGAAGCGCCGTTTTTTACGTCAACCTCAACTTGGGCATCTTGCTCGCTCATCACTTTCGTCCCGGTCACATTTATATACGCAATATTCTACAAATTTCGCGGCGAATCGATGCATATCAACCCGCCCTTCCCCTTACTCCGGTGAACCGCTTTACGCGAGAATCATTCCACGACGCCAACCGCTTGTGACCTTGCCCATACGATGCACCGGCCGCTCCCTATCCTTCACATATCACCATCGAACCCGCCAGTTGCACAAGCGCGCGTCCCCTACTATTAGATCGGGGCAGAAATACGCAAATTATTCCCCCTCCCGAGACGAGCAAAAGATGAGCGGCAGCTACAAAAAAGCAGGTCAAATCGCCAGCGAACCGATCGCGCTTAAAAACCACGTGCGTTTTGTCACCGCCGCGAGCCTCTTCGACGGCCACGACGCCGCGATCAACGTGATGCGCCGCATCATCCAGGACAGCGGCGCCGAGGTCATCCACCTCGGGCATAACCGCTCGGTGGTCGATATCGTCGAGGCGGCGATCCAGGAGGACGCGCAGGGCATCGCGATTTCGAGCTATCAGGGCGGTCATATCGAATTCTTCAAATATATGCACGACCTGCTCGAAGAGCGCGGCGCCGGGCATATCCAGATCTTCGCCGGCGGCGGCGGCGTCATCGTCCCCGAAGAGATCAAAGAGCTCGAAGACTACGGAATCGTAAAGATTTTCAGCCCCGATGACGGCCGCTCGATGGGCCTGCAGGGCATGATCAATTTTATGCTCGAGAAGACCGATTATGATGTCACCGAGCAGGGTTCGACGCCGAGCGCGGAGCTGATCGCCCAGA encodes:
- a CDS encoding DUF421 domain-containing protein; the encoded protein is MIEDWFLTSFSDLLMVVISAIIMFAGIILLTRIAGLRSFSKMSSFDFAMTIAVGSIIASTLTTKEPVILQGAVALSIIFVLQKVTNILRQYRWFQQVVDNEPVLLMKGGELLLDNMERSRVTLDDLRSKLREANVLELSQVRAVVFETTGDISVLHSADASVELELWLLEGVRDAPEPKSNPLIVEAR
- a CDS encoding heavy metal translocating P-type ATPase, with the translated sequence MSEQDAQVEVDVKNGASAKPRPNDGAASTAVELRKRARQQEEAHCQPDDEESGGFLRSDGLQIAVSAIAAALVWFEVWEPFPTVSVIGVFGLAFGGWRIAKEAIQNIFARRMTMELSMSIAIIAAAAIGEFFTALVIMVFVLVAEVLEGMTIGRGRKAIGDLLEFLPDEVAVRRAGAIASVSSDAVQPGDAVLVSPGGRIPVDGVVAAGHSYVDESRITGESMPVEKRAEAHVFAGSINQTGALEIIVERVGRDTSYGKIIEAVEHAEKSRAPVQRLADRLAGYLVQFAIVAAILTYIITRDIYATISVVIVAGACGIAAGTPLAILGGIGRSARLGAIIKGGVHLETLSTVDTVVLDKTGTLTYGKPVVQQLICADGVEQSELLSAAATAEVRSEHPLATAIISLAHERNEPVIEPDEFKYILGKGIRARVGESTVFVGNRALMADHDVTIEDLARHENSTGSEIYVARDGRFLGSVEVADPIRPEAMRAIEALRELKIRTVLLTGDAQRVASAVGEALGIDEIEAHMLPEDKLDRVQALLAKGRVVAMVGDGVNDAPALAEANVGVAMGSGTDVAQESADIVLLGNDLERFVDTLKVAQKTRGVIWQNFAGTLIVDVIGVALAAMGFLNPLMAAGIHVGSEFFLLLNAARLLPRRAKESDEAGAVEDIPEMAA